The following nucleotide sequence is from Longimicrobiaceae bacterium.
GCAGCATCGCCCGTCCGCGCCCGCTGCCGCGGCGGCGGCGCGGGCGGCCGGGAAGCTCGGCGCGCGGCTGCTTCGCGCGGGGGCGCGGCGGGGAAGCCATCAGCCCTTCCTCCACGCACGCAGGCGGGCGCTGCGGGCACGCACGTTCTCGCGCACCTCTTCGGGAGATGCGGACACGGGCTTGCGCGTGAGCGTCTCGCCGTCCGCCACCCCGCCGCAGATGCAGATGGGCAGGCCGGGCGGGCAGGTGCAGGCGGTGCTCCAGTCGCGGAACGCGTTCTTCACCAGCCGGTCCTCGAGCGAGTGGTAGCTGAGCACGGCGAAGACGCCGCCGGGCGCCAGCGCGTCCCTGAAAGCGGGAAGGGCGCCCTCCAGCGCCCCGATCTCCCCGTTCACCGCGATGCGAAGCGCCTGGAAGATGCGCGCCCTGTCCGACGCGTCGCTGCCGGGCAGCGCCCGGCCGATGATCTCGACCAGGTCGTCGCTGGTCTCGATGCGGCGTTTGGCGCGGATCTCCAGGACGATGCGGGCCAGCATGCGCGACCGCTTCTCCTCGCCGTAGCGGAAGAAGACGTTCGCCAGGTCCTCTTCCTCCCACGTGTTCAGCACGTCGGCCGCGCTGGGCTCGCCCGCGCTGTCCTGGCCCATGCGCATGTCCAGCGGCGCGCCGGGCCGGAAGGTGAAGCCGCGCTCCGCCTCGTCGATCTGGTGGGATGAGATGCCGAGGTCCAGGAGGACGCCGTTCAGGGTGCCGGGTTCGATGCCCGCCGCCGCGACGGACGAGGCGAAGTTCGAGCGGACGAGGCGGGCCCGGCCGCCGAAGCGGGCCAGGCGTGCGCCGGCCTCGCGCAGCGCGTCGGGGTCGCGGTCCACGCCCACCAGCTCCGCGTACGGCGCGCGCTCCAGCAGCGCCTCGGCGTGGCCGCCGCCGCCCAGCGTGCCGTCCAGATAGACGCCGCCGCGCTCGGGGCGGAGGTACGACATCACCTCCTCCACCATCACGGGAGCGTGGTAGTCCGAGGCGTGCGTCATCGGGGACCAGTCAGCCGAAGATCTGGTGCATGAAGCGAGCGGCATCGGGCACCGGGGTGGCAACGGTTTGCGCGAAGCGGTCGGGATTCCAGAGCTCGATACGGTCGATCGCACCCACCACCAGGGTGGGGCCGGCGATGCCCACCGCGTCCTGCAAGCGTTGCGGGACGAGGATGCGGCCCTGCTTGTCCGGCGTGACCTCCACCGCGTTGGCGGTCACGCCCAGCACGAAAGGGCGGGCCTGCGGCTGGAGACGAAGCATCTCGCGCAGGCGCACCTCCACCTCGGCCCAGGCGGGCTCCGGGTACAGCGTGAGGGCGTTTTCAGCGACGTGGACCAGGACCAGCGGACGTTCTGCAGTGTCGCGGCGGAACGAGACGGGAAGGTTGAGCCTTCCCTTCTCGTCGATCTGGTGCAGGTAGCTCCCCAGGTAGCCGCTCATTCGCTCCGGTTGCTTGGGAGGCCCGGAACGGCGGCCCCACTCTCCCCCACTTTCACCCACCTGGACCCAAGGTAACGCGAAAGCGGGTCACGTCAAGACGAACGTAAGCCGAAGCATACGACTGCAGATGCACCGGAAAACCGCTGCGCCCGCGGGGCGTAGCAGCTTCCGCTAAACACGGCTCCGACCGGAAGTTGGAGAACCTCCGCATCTCCCTCCCGAAAACGTCAGTTGCGCTGCCGTTTCTGGTCGATGGCGAGTGGCGCTCACGGACAAACGCCCGCGGGTCCAACCTGCGGCTAGAAACGGCACGAAGCGCCTCCGCGGGCTGCGTCTTCGGCTTCGGTTGCGGAACTGAGGCGGAGAGGCCGCCGACACGCCCGGGCGGGTAAACCCGCGGGGCTACGACGGCGCGAAGCCCGCTGCGCGGGCTGCATCTGCGGCATCCACGCGGTGTCCACCCTTTCGCGCCAATGCGGCGATCACGGTGACCGCCGCGCATCATCATCTCCGCGCTCCGCACCGATCCCGGCTGCACGCCCGCTCCGCACCGCATCAATGGGTGCGGCAGCAGCCTACGCACGTGGGCTTCGCGCTTTAGCCGCCCGGGCGATGCCACCCGCGCGTCACCACCGACGGGCGCCGCATCTACCGCATCTACCGCATCTACCGCATCTACCGCGTTTCACCCGTTGTCGAAGCGGCGCTGTGGTCGATGGCGCCGTCCCACATCTCCCGAAACGCGAACCGACCCTCCCCCGTGATGCGGAGGAGGGTCGGCGTGCTTCCAGAGCCGGCAACGGTCGGCGATTACCGCCCGAAGGCGTGCTCCAGCGTGTCGGCGAGGCGGTAGCCGGCTTCGGCGATGGCGGGGTCGACGACCTTGTTCGTCCACGCAGCGTACGACTGCACCGGCTCCTGGCCGCGCTTCAGCTCGGCGGGGTACGCCTGGCGGGCCGTCGCGAAGCCCTCCATCGACCAGGCGGCCGCGTCCTGCGGCGCCAGGTGCCGGCGGAACATCGACGCGGGCTCGCGGCGCATCACCCCGGCGGCGATGCGGCCCACGCGGCTTTCCACCGTCTCGCCCGCCAGCAGCGGGAAACGGCGGCTGAGCGCGCTGTCCCAGTAGCCGTGCAGGCTGTGCGTGCCCTCCAGCTTGAAGTCGTTGCCCCCGTGGTCGCCCTGCGGCTCCATCAGCGTCATGCGCGCGCTGTTGTGCAGCGGCTGGTGCGCGTCGCCCGTGAGGTGCTCCACCCAGGCGAGCAGCACGGCGCGCCGCCCGGCGTCCAGGTTGGGGTCCGCGATCTCGCGCTCGAAGGCGTTGAGGCTGTCCACCAGCATCCCCGCCGTGCCCCGCGTGCTGATGCGCGGCGGCGCGCCCTCGTACGCCTGCTCCCAGAAGTGGTTGACGTAGTGCCACGACGGCTGGTGGTACGCCGCGCCCTTCACCGTCTTGTCGCGGATGATGTCCGCCCACGTGGCCGCGCGCACGAAGAGCTCGCGCTCGCGAATGGCGGCGGGCAGCGCCGGGTCCAGCAGGTCGCGGATGCCGGAGCTGTCTGGCGCCTGCATGAGCAGCGCGATCACCCAGGCGCGCGTCTGCGGGCGCATGGTCTCCCACGCGATGCGCGCGACCACGCGGTGGCCCACGTCGTCCCACGCGCGCGCGGGCCGCGGAAGCAGGAACGCGGCGCCGAGGGCCAGTGCGACCAGTGCGGATTTCTTCATCGTCGGTCCGGGAACGGAGTGGGTTCGGTAGATGTGCGGCGCTGGATCAAACCGCGCCGCGGTCGTGCGTCTGGGCTGGCGAAACCAACGTCGCGCGGCGGGTGGGGACGCGCAAGTCGCTCGTCCGCCGTGCGTCAGCCCGTGCGGTCCAGAAGCTCCAGCGCGTGCATCACCAGCATGCTCACGGCATCCGCATGCGCGTATCCGCCGTCGTACAGCAGGTCCACGTTCTGGAAGAAGGCCGCCAGCAGCACGAGGTCGGCCACCAGCAGCTCGGCGGGCACACGGGCGGCGGGAGTCGGGTCGCTCGCGCGGGCGATCAGGTTGGCGACGACCGCCCGCACCCGCGCCTCCGCGCTGGCGGGCACGTCGCGCACGCCGAGCGGCCGCGCCACCTGCGCGACCACCGCGTCCACGAACGGACGCACCGCATCGTCCAGCTCTTCCCGCATCCGCCTGACCGTTCGGCGTGAATAGCGCATGAGCGGCGGCAATCTACGACCTCGCGGCGTGGCGGACGAGCCCGCCGAACGAATGGACGGCACCGTTCCCCGCGCCCGGTCGAAGAAGAATCGCTGGCGGCGGCGTGAGGTCCACATTCACCTTTTCCGCCTAGTGTTGATCAGGGGCGCAGAAACATTTATTTTCATCCTCCCACCCGCCCGGCACCCCGCCGGGCCCATACTCATCCAAGCGCGGAGACACCAGCATGGCCCACGACTTCCAGGACCTGACCAACGACGAGATGGACTCGATCATCGGCGGCGGCGACATTGCCACCACCGTGATCGAGGGCGCCAAGACTGTCGGTACCAACCTCGCCCGGCTCGGCCAGGCGATGGTCGACCTCCTGACCAAGTAGCCGACCTCGCCGGAAAGAAGCTGCGGAACGGCTCGTTCCGCAGCTTTCCCTGCGCCGAACAGCGTTCCTTTCAGGAAATTTTCGGCGAAAATATCAGGTTCGCACCCGGCGGATGGTGCTACGCCCCCCGCCGCCGGACGCACGAAGCCCCTCCGCGAACGGAGGGGCTTCAGGTGCCATCGGCCGCCACCGGCCTCCGGTGGACCCTCGCGGGCCCGGCGTGGTTCGCTGTCCGGGTTCTCATCCGTGCCCACCCAGGAGGACGCGCAAGCGTCGGTGGGGGTAATCTCGGCTTTCTCGTTCCCGGCTTCGATTGCCACGAAGCGTAAAACACCGCGGAGAGCGGGAATGTTTGCGGAGTTCACCCCTCCGCGCGTATACGGCCGTCGCACGCTGCGCCCGGTCGGACGATCAAAGCTCCAAACGCACGCCCAGGTTGAGCTTGCGCCCGTCCAGCGGCGCCCACGCGTCCGTCGTCCAGCGCCCGCCGGGCCCGGCCGAGGGGCGCAGCAGCGGTTCCCACCGCGTCTGCCGCACGCCGCCCAGGTTCTCGGCGTTGAGAAAGACGCCCGTCTCCCCGAAGCGCAGCTCGCCCAGAACGCCCACGAGCAGGTACGAACGGCTCCACTGGCGATACGGATCATCCTCCAGCCGCTGCCGTCCCGTGTACGAGGTCTCCACCCCGATGCGGCCCCGCGCCTCGCTCTCCAGCAGCACGTCCAGCGACAGAGCGTGCCGCGGGACCAGCGGCGACTCCACGCGCCGCGCCCGCTCCGGGTCCGCCTCGCGCGAGCGGGTGAAGGTGTGCGCGGCGATCACGTGCAGCGGCGCGGCGTTGAACGACGCGAGCAGCTCGGAGCCCCAGGCCCGCGTGGGCGACGCCGCGTTCACCAGCTCCAGCAGTCCCGGCGCGGAGAGGGACGGCCGCGCGAGCACTGCGTCGCGGATCTCGGCGGCGAAGAGCGTCTCGGTAACCTGCCAGCGGGCGGACGCCCATCCCACGTCTACCGAGCCGTTGCGCGCCCGCTCGGCCCGAAGCCGTCCGGGCGGCACCAGGCGCTGGAGGCCCACGGCTTCCACCTCTTCCACCAGCCGCGTCGGCGGCATGTAGCCCGCGCCGGCGGACAGCCTCACCGTGAACGGCTCCGCCGGCCGCAGCAGCAGCGAGGCGCGTGGGCTCACGCGCGTGCCGAACCCGCGGTCGAAGTCCGCACGG
It contains:
- a CDS encoding S1/P1 nuclease, translating into MKKSALVALALGAAFLLPRPARAWDDVGHRVVARIAWETMRPQTRAWVIALLMQAPDSSGIRDLLDPALPAAIRERELFVRAATWADIIRDKTVKGAAYHQPSWHYVNHFWEQAYEGAPPRISTRGTAGMLVDSLNAFEREIADPNLDAGRRAVLLAWVEHLTGDAHQPLHNSARMTLMEPQGDHGGNDFKLEGTHSLHGYWDSALSRRFPLLAGETVESRVGRIAAGVMRREPASMFRRHLAPQDAAAWSMEGFATARQAYPAELKRGQEPVQSYAAWTNKVVDPAIAEAGYRLADTLEHAFGR
- a CDS encoding TonB-dependent receptor, which produces PRLFWDGGAGRSVFATVGYLAEERRGGTVDGARLPDGSEFREALGTRRVDGGLSGRFPTRGGLLLGVRAAAAETRRRRSFGEEGDRERTRTGLAEATLGGTAGLHAWLLGAAVQHDALSSAANPAAGYGRTVPGVFAQDEYAPAEWLRVAASVRADFDRGFGTRVSPRASLLLRPAEPFTVRLSAGAGYMPPTRLVEEVEAVGLQRLVPPGRLRAERARNGSVDVGWASARWQVTETLFAAEIRDAVLARPSLSAPGLLELVNAASPTRAWGSELLASFNAAPLHVIAAHTFTRSREADPERARRVESPLVPRHALSLDVLLESEARGRIGVETSYTGRQRLEDDPYRQWSRSYLLVGVLGELRFGETGVFLNAENLGGVRQTRWEPLLRPSAGPGGRWTTDAWAPLDGRKLNLGVRLEL
- the rsmH gene encoding 16S rRNA (cytosine(1402)-N(4))-methyltransferase RsmH, whose protein sequence is MTHASDYHAPVMVEEVMSYLRPERGGVYLDGTLGGGGHAEALLERAPYAELVGVDRDPDALREAGARLARFGGRARLVRSNFASSVAAAGIEPGTLNGVLLDLGISSHQIDEAERGFTFRPGAPLDMRMGQDSAGEPSAADVLNTWEEEDLANVFFRYGEEKRSRMLARIVLEIRAKRRIETSDDLVEIIGRALPGSDASDRARIFQALRIAVNGEIGALEGALPAFRDALAPGGVFAVLSYHSLEDRLVKNAFRDWSTACTCPPGLPICICGGVADGETLTRKPVSASPEEVRENVRARSARLRAWRKG